One Cellvibrio zantedeschiae DNA window includes the following coding sequences:
- the gpmI gene encoding 2,3-bisphosphoglycerate-independent phosphoglycerate mutase → MTASKKPTVLLILDGFGHSEKTKYNAIAAAHKPVFDKLWANNPKSLIETSGLAVGLPEGQMGNSEVGHMTLGAGRVVYQSFTRVNKAISDGDFFTNPVYVNAIDSAIKIGKAVHILGLLSEGGVHSHQDHIYAMMKMAVQRGAKEVYLHAFLDGRDCPPRSAESSLQKAQDLFKELGAGRIASIVGRYFALDRDNRWDRVKQAYDVMVTGEAEYDALTAVEGLKHAYARDENDEFVKATIICGEDEEVATINDGDSVIFMNFRPDRAREITHALIDESFTGFERELHPEIAHFVQTTEYASSIKAPIAFPPEDLTNSFGEYISGLGKTQLRIAETEKYAHVTFFFNSGNEVVYEGEDRILVPSPQVATYDLQPEMNAPIVTDKLVEAIESGKYDAIICNYANCDMVGHSGIMEAATKAVEAIDICLGRVLAAVEKVGGEALITADHGNVEEMFDEESGQANTQHSTLPVPFIFCSSRKGTIAPGGSLADVAPTMLALMGIPQPAEMTGRNLITIEK, encoded by the coding sequence ATGACAGCCTCGAAAAAACCTACTGTGCTCCTCATTCTCGATGGCTTCGGCCACTCGGAAAAAACCAAATACAACGCCATTGCCGCAGCCCATAAGCCCGTATTCGATAAACTCTGGGCCAATAATCCAAAAAGTTTGATTGAAACCTCCGGTTTGGCCGTGGGCTTGCCAGAAGGCCAAATGGGTAACAGCGAAGTGGGACACATGACCCTTGGTGCTGGCCGCGTGGTTTACCAAAGCTTTACCCGCGTTAATAAAGCCATCAGCGACGGCGATTTTTTTACCAATCCTGTATACGTAAACGCCATCGATAGCGCGATTAAAATTGGCAAAGCCGTACATATTCTCGGTCTGCTCTCTGAAGGCGGCGTGCACAGCCATCAAGACCACATATACGCCATGATGAAAATGGCCGTTCAACGCGGCGCTAAAGAAGTTTACCTGCACGCATTTTTGGATGGCCGCGATTGCCCGCCACGCAGCGCTGAATCTTCACTGCAAAAAGCACAGGATTTATTTAAAGAATTAGGCGCTGGCCGAATTGCTTCCATCGTTGGTCGGTACTTCGCGCTCGACCGCGACAACCGTTGGGATCGCGTTAAGCAAGCATACGATGTCATGGTGACCGGTGAAGCCGAATATGATGCACTTACGGCGGTTGAAGGATTGAAACACGCCTACGCGCGTGACGAAAATGACGAGTTTGTTAAAGCCACGATTATCTGTGGCGAAGATGAAGAAGTTGCGACCATTAACGATGGCGACTCAGTAATATTCATGAACTTCCGCCCGGACCGCGCGCGCGAAATTACCCACGCATTGATCGATGAAAGTTTCACAGGCTTTGAACGCGAATTGCATCCAGAAATTGCACACTTTGTGCAAACTACCGAATACGCTTCTAGCATCAAAGCACCTATTGCATTCCCGCCAGAAGATTTAACCAATTCATTTGGTGAATATATTTCTGGCTTGGGCAAAACCCAATTACGCATTGCGGAAACGGAAAAATACGCACACGTAACTTTCTTTTTCAATAGCGGCAATGAAGTTGTCTACGAAGGTGAAGATCGTATTTTGGTTCCATCACCACAAGTTGCTACTTACGATTTGCAACCTGAAATGAATGCGCCAATCGTCACTGACAAATTAGTTGAAGCGATTGAATCCGGTAAATACGATGCCATTATTTGCAACTACGCTAACTGCGATATGGTTGGTCACTCCGGCATTATGGAAGCCGCAACCAAAGCGGTTGAAGCAATCGATATTTGTTTGGGTCGTGTTTTGGCTGCGGTAGAAAAAGTGGGTGGCGAAGCATTAATTACTGCAGACCACGGCAACGTAGAAGAAATGTTTGATGAAGAAAGTGGTCAAGCAAATACACAACATTCAACTTTGCCAGTACCCTTTATTTTCTGCAGCTCACGCAAAGGAACTATCGCACCCGGCGGCTCATTGGCAGATGTAGCACCAACCATGTTGGCGTTGATGGGCATTCCTCAACCGGCAGAAATGACCGGCAGGAATTTGATTACAATCGAAAAATAA
- a CDS encoding DUF1304 domain-containing protein, with the protein MPDFPIISSVVIGLIALLHVYILVLEMFLWDKPAGRRAFGHSVEKAIESKVLAANQGLYNGFLAAGLFWGLYLGVAGFDIKVFFLSCILVAGIYGGITAKRKILYIQALPALIGLALLFSNV; encoded by the coding sequence ATGCCCGACTTCCCCATCATCTCCAGTGTTGTGATTGGCCTTATCGCCCTGCTTCATGTGTATATTTTGGTATTGGAAATGTTCCTATGGGATAAACCCGCCGGCCGCCGCGCCTTCGGCCATTCGGTGGAAAAAGCCATCGAATCCAAAGTTCTGGCAGCCAATCAGGGCTTGTACAACGGTTTTTTAGCAGCGGGATTATTTTGGGGGCTTTATTTAGGCGTTGCAGGCTTTGATATCAAAGTGTTTTTCCTAAGCTGCATCCTGGTTGCCGGAATTTACGGCGGTATTACCGCCAAACGCAAGATTCTTTATATTCAGGCTCTCCCTGCACTCATAGGGTTGGCGCTGTTGTTCTCAAATGTATAA
- a CDS encoding murein hydrolase activator EnvC family protein, with product MKKLFCLSLLSMMLAISPSALSADKDDMEKLQKDINDLQKELKKVQGARSNVQQELQKNETQMSELQKKVEKIQQEINAQNKQIENLNKERGDLEKARAKQQAQAAEQIRAAYQLGQQPQFKVFLNQESPERISRMMKYHSYFMAAHAEKVKKYLDTIAQLNELEPQIAQKTAELNIIKEEMGKQQASLQEAQAQRKQTLAKINTTISNKDKALQDMLEDRRQLQALLQKVARASTSLAAAPSYVPLPNAGEKFSSRRGRLPWPTQGRITHGFGSSQVEGQLQWNGVMIGANAGQQVQAVHYGRVVFADYFRGQGLLVIIDHGEGYLSLYAHNQNLFKKAGDAVKAGEAIASVGNTGGQNEAGLYFEIRYQGKAINPADWLARA from the coding sequence ATGAAAAAACTTTTTTGCTTAAGTTTGTTATCCATGATGTTAGCCATATCGCCGAGTGCATTGAGTGCCGATAAAGACGATATGGAAAAACTCCAAAAAGACATTAACGATTTGCAGAAAGAATTAAAAAAAGTTCAGGGCGCGCGTTCTAATGTGCAGCAAGAGCTGCAAAAAAATGAAACGCAAATGAGCGAGCTGCAAAAGAAAGTTGAAAAAATCCAGCAAGAAATAAACGCTCAAAACAAGCAGATAGAAAATCTAAATAAAGAGCGTGGCGATCTGGAAAAAGCCCGGGCAAAGCAACAAGCCCAAGCCGCTGAGCAGATTCGCGCTGCTTATCAGCTTGGGCAACAACCACAGTTTAAAGTGTTCCTGAATCAGGAATCACCTGAGCGTATTTCACGCATGATGAAATACCACAGTTATTTTATGGCCGCGCACGCCGAGAAAGTGAAAAAATATCTCGACACCATTGCGCAGCTCAACGAGCTTGAACCGCAAATTGCCCAAAAAACAGCTGAGCTGAATATCATTAAAGAAGAAATGGGCAAACAGCAAGCGAGCCTGCAAGAAGCACAAGCGCAGCGCAAACAAACGCTCGCAAAAATTAACACCACAATTTCCAACAAAGACAAAGCTTTGCAAGATATGTTGGAAGATCGCCGCCAGCTCCAAGCACTCTTGCAAAAAGTTGCACGCGCAAGCACCAGTCTTGCGGCAGCACCGAGTTATGTTCCTCTACCCAACGCGGGTGAAAAATTTAGCAGCCGTCGCGGTCGCTTACCTTGGCCAACGCAAGGCAGAATTACCCACGGATTTGGTAGCAGCCAGGTTGAAGGTCAGCTGCAATGGAACGGCGTTATGATTGGCGCAAATGCCGGGCAGCAAGTACAAGCGGTGCATTATGGTCGCGTGGTTTTTGCCGATTATTTTCGCGGCCAAGGTTTGTTGGTTATTATTGATCACGGCGAAGGTTATTTGAGCCTTTACGCGCACAACCAAAATTTATTTAAAAAGGCAGGCGACGCTGTTAAAGCGGGCGAAGCCATAGCAAGCGTGGGCAATACCGGCGGACAAAACGAAGCTGGGTTATATTTTGAAATTCGCTATCAAGGCAAGGCAATTAATCCGGCAGATTGGTTAGCGCGCGCCTAA
- a CDS encoding PEP-CTERM sorting domain-containing protein (PEP-CTERM proteins occur, often in large numbers, in the proteomes of bacteria that also encode an exosortase, a predicted intramembrane cysteine proteinase. The presence of a PEP-CTERM domain at a protein's C-terminus predicts cleavage within the sorting domain, followed by covalent anchoring to some some component of the (usually Gram-negative) cell surface. Many PEP-CTERM proteins exhibit an unusual sequence composition that includes large numbers of potential glycosylation sites. Expression of one such protein has been shown restore the ability of a bacterium to form floc, a type of biofilm.), whose protein sequence is MKQHFLKIFSTFVIFLCTINAAQAALITSNFSDLGGNQWTVDLTLTNDSNAAGINEFTVYFSELLFANLSVVNSPAAWDSFVAQPDLFLNSSGFFDSYSPIALALGSSQGGFTVGFTFLGQGAPGALAFNVLDGNFQLLSSGSTSNAPARVAEPSALWLMILGGLFLLARRTRKTSV, encoded by the coding sequence ATGAAACAACATTTTTTAAAAATCTTTTCAACCTTCGTTATTTTCCTTTGCACAATTAACGCTGCACAAGCTGCGCTAATTACCAGCAATTTTTCCGATTTGGGTGGCAACCAGTGGACAGTGGATTTAACCCTGACCAACGACAGCAATGCAGCCGGAATTAATGAATTCACCGTATATTTCTCTGAATTACTTTTCGCTAATTTATCAGTAGTGAATAGCCCCGCTGCGTGGGACAGCTTTGTTGCCCAGCCAGATTTGTTTTTAAACTCCTCCGGGTTTTTCGATAGCTACAGTCCAATCGCGCTTGCCCTTGGCAGTAGCCAGGGTGGATTTACTGTTGGCTTCACCTTTCTTGGTCAGGGCGCGCCCGGAGCTTTGGCGTTTAATGTGCTGGACGGAAATTTCCAACTCCTCTCTTCCGGTTCTACCAGCAATGCGCCAGCGCGTGTAGCTGAGCCCTCTGCTTTATGGTTGATGATATTAGGTGGCCTGTTCTTGTTGGCTCGCCGCACTCGTAAAACATCTGTTTAA